The Malus domestica chromosome 10, GDT2T_hap1 genome contains a region encoding:
- the LOC103419997 gene encoding uncharacterized protein, with product MFSTLVVGTGTFFPSITEEDLTPNLQLPLILEAETLFVLGACNDLLLCCPAKDDQRELYICNPYTKQWVAVPPPPEVQCICPPIGFICEPYYNSSSKKDDLDDSVNDHHCKSQHKLSCTSTATTSYTNTTIQLNAEYRCRVVRILQDGHVDLFFSETCYWRESVNVAFPRCYTEICSGGVAHNGKLYWHGSDEFSTTDDFTAFTFELDPFGTTTADGNIIVDKCCITLGPVDSTDFQLTTTSCHMSLGSSQGCLQVCPREFTDNFSVWELEEVAGRGDDLKWRLVVDEVSLYQIDSYSKHPLLLNYGGQKFIKIELGFHPNYKDIIYLDDYSQVLMCNLSARTLELVPGIPSFGIYLDQQGIHPFVLPWWPTPVPKLN from the coding sequence ATGTTTAGCACTCTAGTTGTGGGAACTGGAACCTTTTTTCCAAGCATTACGGAGGAGGATCTGACTCCGAATCTGCAGCTACCACTTATTCTGGAAGCAGAGACATTATTTGTGCTAGGGGCATGTAATGATTTGCTTTTGTGCTGCCCAGCAAAGGATGATCAGCGTGAGTTATACATCTGTAATCCATATACCAAGCAGTGGGTTGCTGTTCCTCCTCCCCCAGAAGTCCAATGCATATGCCCTCCCATCGGATTCATTTGTGAACCCTACTACAACAGCTCCTCCAAGAAAGACGACTTAGACGACAGTGTTAATGATCATCATTGCAAATCACAACACAAACTTAGTTGTACTAGTACCGCTACCACTTCGTATACTAATACTACCATCCAGCTGAATGCTGAGTACAGGTGCAGGGTTGTGCGAATACTTCAAGATGGCCATGTCGACTTGTTCTTTTCAGAGACTTGTTATTGGAGAGAGTCAGTTAATGTAGCATTCCCAAGGTGTTATACTGAGATCTGTAGTGGTGGTGTTGCTCACAATGGGAAGTTGTATTGGCACGGCTCTGATGAGTTTTCAACCACGGATGATTTTACAGCCTTTACTTTTGAGCTGGATCCATTCGGTACTACTACTGCTGATGGTAATATTATTGTTGATAAATGTTGTATAACTCTGGGGCCAGTTGATTCTACGGATTTTCAACTAACTACAACTTCGTGTCATATGTCTCTTGGTTCAAGCCAAGGGTGTCTGCAGGTGTGCCCACGAGAGTTTACTGATAATTTCAGTGTCTGGGAGTTGGAAGAGGTTGCTGGAAGAGGAGATGATTTGAAGTGGCGTTTGGTAGTTGATGAAGTTTCATTGTATCAAATAGACTCCTATTCCAAACACCCTTTACTCCTAAACTATGGAGGCCAAAAGTTCATCAAAATTGAGCTAGGCTTCCACCCAAATTATAAGGATATCATCTATTTAGATGACTATAGTCAAGTTCTGATGTGCAACCTTAGCGCAAGAACGCTAGAGTTAGTTCCAGGGATTCCGAGTTTCGGCATATATTTGGATCAACAGGGTATCCACCCATTTGTGCTTCCATGGTGGCCAACACCAGTTCCCAAACTTAACTAG